One window of Candidatus Eremiobacteraceae bacterium genomic DNA carries:
- the modA gene encoding molybdate ABC transporter substrate-binding protein, with product NGAPADVFASADQRSMGKAVDAGLVGAPVDFTSNSLAVVAQFDVNVRSLRDLTRDGLKLALCAEQVPCGRYTRIALQKLSADKTYWPRYGDQVMHNVATQEQNVESVVQKVVLGEADAGFVYATDAIQEGGAHLIAIPVPDQDQEIPTYPIVSVKASANKDLAQSFIDYVLSAKGQSVLQTFGFRGHA from the coding sequence AACGGCGCTCCCGCCGATGTCTTCGCCAGCGCCGATCAGCGCTCGATGGGCAAGGCGGTCGACGCCGGGCTTGTCGGCGCGCCGGTCGATTTCACCAGCAACAGTCTCGCCGTGGTCGCGCAATTCGACGTCAACGTGCGCTCGCTGCGCGACCTCACGCGCGACGGCTTGAAACTGGCGCTCTGCGCCGAGCAGGTGCCGTGCGGGCGCTACACGCGTATCGCCCTGCAGAAGTTGAGCGCGGACAAGACGTATTGGCCAAGGTACGGCGACCAAGTCATGCACAACGTCGCTACGCAGGAGCAAAACGTCGAAAGCGTTGTCCAGAAGGTCGTGCTGGGCGAGGCGGACGCTGGATTCGTATATGCGACGGACGCGATCCAAGAGGGCGGCGCCCACCTGATCGCCATTCCGGTGCCCGACCAGGATCAAGAGATCCCGACCTATCCCATAGTCAGCGTGAAGGCGAGCGCGAACAAAGACCTCGCGCAAAGCTTCATCGATTACGTGCTCTCGGCGAAGGGCCAAAGCGTGCTGCAGACGTTTGGCTTCCGCGGCCACGCATAG